Proteins encoded by one window of Halobaculum halobium:
- a CDS encoding ribose 1,5-bisphosphate isomerase codes for MTSDPPRSDAVESTADDIASMEIRGAATIARAAADALATQAREAATESATPAEFERAMRRAGRRLYDTRPTAVSLPNALRYTLGRMEGDDVEALRDSVLAAVSAFVDRLDRAQNDLGRVGANRLRDGDTVMTHCHSTDALACVEAAVEQGKDISAIVKETRPRNQGHITASQLRELGVDVTLVVDSAARRYLDDADHVLVGADSIAADGGVVNKIGTSGLAVNARERGVPIMVAAQTIKLHPDTLTGHTVEIEMRDEAEVIDEASRADIGDITVENPAFDVTPPRYVDAIVTESGQFPPESIVTLMRELFGESADRPWEGPAEAGSDESGPTA; via the coding sequence ATGACCAGCGACCCTCCGCGCTCGGACGCGGTCGAGTCCACCGCCGACGACATCGCCTCGATGGAGATCCGCGGCGCCGCGACCATCGCGCGCGCCGCGGCCGACGCGCTCGCGACACAGGCGCGCGAGGCGGCGACGGAGTCCGCCACGCCCGCGGAGTTCGAGCGGGCGATGCGGCGCGCCGGCCGCCGACTGTACGACACCCGCCCGACGGCGGTGTCGCTGCCGAACGCGCTCCGGTACACGCTCGGTCGCATGGAGGGCGACGACGTGGAGGCCCTCCGCGACTCCGTGCTCGCGGCGGTGAGCGCGTTCGTCGACCGGCTCGACCGCGCACAGAACGACCTCGGTCGCGTCGGCGCAAACCGCCTTCGCGACGGCGACACGGTGATGACCCACTGTCACTCGACGGACGCGCTCGCGTGCGTCGAGGCGGCCGTCGAGCAGGGCAAGGACATCTCGGCGATCGTCAAAGAGACGCGCCCGCGAAACCAGGGGCACATCACCGCGAGCCAACTGCGCGAGTTGGGTGTCGACGTGACCCTCGTCGTCGACTCGGCGGCCCGCCGATACTTGGACGACGCAGACCACGTGCTCGTCGGCGCCGACTCCATCGCCGCCGACGGCGGCGTCGTCAACAAGATCGGCACCTCCGGGCTCGCCGTCAACGCCCGCGAGCGTGGCGTCCCGATCATGGTCGCGGCCCAGACGATCAAGCTCCACCCGGACACGCTCACCGGCCACACCGTGGAGATCGAGATGCGCGACGAGGCGGAGGTCATCGACGAAGCTTCGCGCGCCGACATCGGCGACATCACCGTCGAGAACCCCGCCTTCGACGTGACGCCGCCGCGGTACGTCGACGCCATCGTCACCGAGTCGGGCCAGTTCCCGCCCGAGAGCATCGTCACGCTGATGCGCGAACTGTTCGGCGAGAGCGCAGACCGGCCCTGGGAGGGGCCCGCCGAGGCGGGATCGGACGAGTCGGGGCCGACCGCATGA
- a CDS encoding enoyl-CoA hydratase/isomerase family protein, which produces MIRYDSTGAVATVTFDRPEKRNALTLDGLAEFREALDRGAEEARVVVLRGAGDAFCAGDDIASVAGLGDDVAPATLATRLYDALFGPEQVDVPVIAAVDGPAYGGGFELVAAADLAVATADATFALPEATIGAYPPYAVARVGEACGRKRLLELALTGDPIDAATAREWGLCNRVVDDAELDDAVEELVEAVRSAPAPSVALVKRYVRAATSDPDERARLVEGFSAVADEPDCLAAAERFLSDGP; this is translated from the coding sequence GTGATCCGCTACGACTCGACCGGCGCGGTCGCGACGGTGACGTTCGACCGCCCGGAGAAGCGTAACGCCCTGACGCTCGACGGCCTCGCCGAGTTCCGCGAGGCGCTCGATCGCGGCGCCGAGGAGGCGCGCGTCGTCGTGCTCCGCGGCGCCGGCGACGCCTTCTGCGCCGGCGACGACATCGCCTCGGTCGCGGGGCTGGGGGACGACGTCGCGCCGGCGACGCTCGCAACCCGACTGTACGACGCCTTGTTCGGCCCCGAGCAGGTCGACGTCCCGGTGATCGCCGCCGTCGACGGCCCGGCCTACGGCGGCGGCTTCGAGCTCGTCGCCGCCGCGGACCTGGCGGTCGCGACCGCGGACGCGACGTTCGCGCTCCCGGAGGCGACGATCGGCGCGTACCCGCCGTACGCCGTCGCGCGCGTCGGCGAGGCCTGCGGGCGCAAGCGACTGCTCGAACTCGCGCTCACCGGCGACCCGATCGACGCTGCGACGGCCCGCGAGTGGGGGCTGTGCAACCGAGTGGTCGACGACGCGGAGCTGGACGACGCCGTCGAGGAGCTGGTCGAGGCAGTTCGTTCCGCGCCTGCGCCGTCGGTCGCGCTGGTGAAGCGGTACGTCCGCGCGGCGACCAGCGACCCCGACGAGCGCGCGCGGCTGGTCGAGGGCTTTTCGGCGGTCGCCGACGAGCCCGACTGTCTCGCCGCCGCAGAGCGGTTCCTCTCCGACGGCCCGTGA
- a CDS encoding BGTF surface domain-containing protein has product MKTPSTIRRLAVAATLLLAVGGLAVGGFAPTVAAADDASLSTVNDTVRVHAVEGATVRGTAGELDAGSTVSVRVQSAGDTSPRFFKSADATVAQDGTFAAEFDLSGQSPGNHFSVTVSHNGTTITEATGRVVPEDEPVTATPSETATQTETTGAGFGAGLAVSALAVAAGLARRRRA; this is encoded by the coding sequence ATGAAGACGCCCTCCACGATCAGACGACTGGCTGTTGCTGCGACGCTGCTACTCGCCGTCGGCGGACTCGCGGTCGGCGGGTTCGCCCCGACGGTCGCCGCCGCGGACGACGCGTCGCTGTCGACGGTAAACGACACCGTTCGCGTCCACGCCGTCGAGGGCGCGACCGTCCGCGGAACCGCGGGCGAATTGGACGCGGGCTCGACCGTGAGCGTTCGCGTGCAGTCCGCCGGTGACACGTCCCCGCGGTTCTTCAAGAGCGCTGACGCGACGGTCGCGCAAGACGGGACGTTCGCCGCGGAATTCGACCTCTCGGGGCAATCGCCCGGCAATCACTTCTCGGTGACCGTCAGCCACAATGGGACCACGATCACCGAGGCGACCGGACGGGTCGTCCCCGAGGACGAGCCCGTGACTGCCACGCCCTCCGAGACCGCCACACAGACGGAGACGACCGGTGCCGGATTCGGCGCGGGGCTGGCCGTGTCCGCGCTGGCCGTCGCGGCCGGCCTCGCACGCCGCCGACGGGCCTGA
- a CDS encoding methionine synthase has protein sequence MSRNPENREQFRPENHDSDHFLLTTVVGSYPKPKWLNRARDHFEDDDHPFGESEWEEATDDACRVITHEHERAGLDTVVDGEMRREEMVEFFAERIDGYEFNGPVKVWGHNYFDKPSVVEGVEYDEPWLVDEFEFVDDVASRPVKVPITGPYTLANWAFNEAYDDDEALAYDLADLVNEEIEKLVEAGARYIQIDEPALATTPDDHAIVGECLERIVSDIDDEVRIGLHVCYGDYSRVYPEINEYPIDEFDVELCNDDYEQIETFADGEFAPDLALGVVDAHVAEVESVEEIKENIKQGLKVVPPEKLTVSPDCGLKLLPREAAYGKMENLVQAAREVEAELDAGEIDVPAVESVAPADD, from the coding sequence ATGAGCCGGAACCCCGAGAACCGCGAGCAGTTCCGTCCCGAGAACCACGACAGCGACCACTTCCTGCTGACGACGGTCGTCGGCTCGTACCCGAAGCCCAAGTGGCTGAACCGCGCGCGCGACCACTTCGAGGACGACGACCACCCATTCGGCGAATCGGAGTGGGAAGAGGCCACCGACGACGCCTGCCGCGTCATCACCCACGAGCACGAGCGCGCCGGCCTCGACACCGTGGTCGACGGCGAGATGCGCCGCGAGGAGATGGTGGAGTTCTTCGCCGAGCGCATCGACGGCTACGAGTTCAACGGGCCCGTGAAGGTGTGGGGCCACAACTACTTCGACAAGCCGTCGGTCGTCGAGGGCGTCGAGTACGACGAGCCGTGGCTGGTCGACGAGTTCGAGTTCGTCGACGACGTGGCGTCGCGTCCGGTGAAGGTGCCGATCACCGGCCCGTACACGCTCGCGAACTGGGCGTTCAACGAGGCGTACGACGACGACGAGGCGCTCGCGTACGACCTGGCCGACCTGGTGAACGAGGAGATCGAGAAGCTCGTCGAGGCCGGCGCCCGCTACATCCAGATCGACGAGCCCGCGCTGGCGACGACGCCGGACGACCACGCCATCGTCGGCGAGTGTCTGGAGCGCATCGTCAGCGACATCGACGACGAGGTTCGCATCGGCCTCCACGTCTGTTACGGCGACTACTCGCGCGTCTACCCCGAGATCAACGAGTACCCGATCGACGAGTTCGACGTGGAGCTGTGCAACGACGACTACGAGCAGATCGAGACGTTCGCGGACGGCGAGTTCGCGCCCGATCTGGCGCTCGGCGTCGTCGACGCGCACGTCGCCGAGGTCGAATCCGTCGAGGAGATCAAAGAGAACATCAAACAGGGTCTGAAGGTCGTGCCCCCGGAGAAGCTCACCGTCAGCCCCGACTGCGGGCTGAAGCTGCTCCCCCGGGAGGCCGCCTACGGCAAGATGGAGAACCTCGTGCAGGCCGCTCGCGAGGTCGAGGCGGAACTCGACGCGGGCGAAATCGATGTTCCCGCGGTCGAGAGCGTCGCGCCCGCGGACGACTGA
- a CDS encoding 5-methyltetrahydropteroyltriglutamate--homocysteine methyltransferase → MTDVVATTPGLYPLPDWAKENLSDLKGHQKHDLIDGDEGVAVADAYDDVRAEFVADQRDAGLDRTVEGQGRWDDMLAHPLTVHDNVETGGIVRYYDNNNFYRDPRVVGDLTASGDVADELDGATALLGDDDALQAVLPGPYTLADLATDEHYGDEAEFLDAVGDFLAGEAEAFPAHETLFLLEPSYVTNAPGDDLNELASETIDRVAGATDADVVVQTYWEAFEETAYAHLMDADVDAVGFDFVAADREANLECINELGTTDDIALGLVDGQNTLVEDAETVAERVDWVHDQIPAQDFDTTYVTTNTEPFYLPVNKHQAKLSVLAEAADIAAGDADVAETEVEA, encoded by the coding sequence ATGACTGACGTAGTCGCCACCACACCGGGGTTGTACCCGCTTCCGGACTGGGCGAAAGAGAACCTCTCGGACCTGAAAGGCCACCAGAAGCACGACCTCATCGACGGCGACGAGGGCGTCGCCGTCGCCGACGCGTACGACGACGTGCGCGCGGAGTTCGTCGCCGACCAGCGCGACGCCGGCCTCGACCGGACCGTCGAGGGACAGGGTCGCTGGGACGACATGCTCGCACACCCGCTCACCGTCCACGACAACGTGGAGACCGGCGGGATCGTCCGCTATTACGACAACAACAACTTCTACCGCGACCCGCGCGTCGTCGGCGATCTCACGGCCTCCGGCGACGTGGCCGACGAACTGGACGGAGCCACGGCGCTCCTCGGCGACGACGACGCGCTCCAGGCCGTCCTCCCGGGACCGTACACCCTCGCGGACCTCGCCACCGACGAGCACTACGGCGACGAGGCCGAGTTCCTCGACGCCGTCGGCGACTTCCTCGCCGGCGAGGCCGAGGCGTTCCCGGCCCACGAGACGCTGTTCCTGCTCGAACCCTCCTACGTGACGAACGCGCCGGGCGACGACCTGAACGAACTCGCGAGCGAGACGATCGACCGCGTCGCCGGCGCGACCGACGCCGACGTGGTCGTCCAGACGTACTGGGAGGCCTTCGAGGAGACGGCCTACGCGCACCTCATGGACGCGGACGTGGACGCCGTCGGCTTCGACTTCGTCGCCGCCGACCGCGAGGCGAATCTGGAGTGCATCAACGAACTCGGCACGACCGACGACATCGCGCTCGGGCTCGTCGACGGGCAGAATACGCTGGTCGAAGACGCCGAGACGGTCGCCGAGCGCGTCGACTGGGTTCACGACCAGATCCCGGCCCAGGACTTCGACACGACGTACGTCACCACCAACACCGAGCCGTTCTATCTCCCGGTGAACAAACATCAGGCGAAGCTCTCGGTGCTCGCCGAGGCGGCCGATATCGCCGCGGGCGACGCGGACGTCGCGGAGACGGAGGTGGAAGCATGA